In Plodia interpunctella isolate USDA-ARS_2022_Savannah chromosome 1, ilPloInte3.2, whole genome shotgun sequence, one DNA window encodes the following:
- the LOC128680009 gene encoding tyrosine aminotransferase-like: protein MSCEILDGANKPWVVPASLLARNTQNTIRNVVEKIKVKPNPDKPSISLSIGDPTLFGNIRPPPELLKAVYDCIELDGCRSYGPTVGLLSARQAVATHCSYQGKVSAEDVVLCNGCAHALEMAITVLTNPGENILVPRPGYMIYKTITEGLGINIKYYDLLPNDHWKINLDDLENKLDAKTAAIIILNPSNPCGSVYTEKHLCDVLDIASRNRVPIIADEIYEFFTFSGHNFTSIASVSKDVPILVCSGLSKRYLVPGWRMGWLVIHDRNGVFGDDIRIGLFNLSGRILGPNRLIQQALPKILTSVPRDYFNNMMLFIESQAKLAFGKLQCARGLRPIMPQGAMYMMIEIDMSIFPQFHTDTEFVEALYGEQSVMCIPGQCFFYPNYIRIVLTVPDNILQEACSRIQVFCHDNADDSALKTKKSIN, encoded by the exons ATGTCGTGTGAAATATTAGACGGTGCAAATAAACCATGGGTGGTTCCCGCATCTTTACTGGCGCGAAACACTCAAAACACGATCAGAAATGttgttgaaaaaattaaagtgaaaCCGAATCCTGACAAGCCATCGATTTCACTTTCTATTG GTGATCCGACTTTATTCGGAAATATTCGGCCCCCACCCGAGCTTTTGAAAGCTGTCTATGACTGTATAGAGCTGGATGGCTGCAGAAGTTATGGGCCCACTGTAGGCCTACTTTCAGCGAGACAGGCCGTAGCTACACACTGTTCCTACCAAGGGAAAGTGTCTGCCGAAGACGTTGTACTTTGCAATGGCTGTGCTCATGCCCTTGAAATGGCCATCACTGTATTGACTAACCcaggtgaaaatattttggtgcCAAGACCTGGATACATGATATACAAAACGATAACGGAAGGGCTTGgcatcaatataaaatattacgattTACTG ccTAACGACCACTGGAAAATCAATTTAGATGATTTAGAAAACAAATTGGATGCCAAAACTGCTGCAATAATTATCCTCAACCCGTCTAACCCCTGCGGGTCAGTTTACACAGAGAAACATCTTTGTGATGTTCTAGACATTGCTTCAAGGAATCGAGTACCTATCATAGCTGACGAAATTTACGAGTTTTTCACTTTCTCTGGGCACAATTTCACATCTATTGCAAGTGTGTCAAAAGATGTCCCTATACTTGTTTGTAGTGGACTTTCCAAGAGATATCTCGTTCCTGGTTGGCGTATGGGCTGGTTGGTAATTCATGATAGAAATGGAGTTTTCGGTGATGACATTCGTATTGGTCTATTTAACCTGAGTGGCCGAATTTTGGGTCCAAACAGACTGATACAACAAGCATTGCCGAAAATATTGACGTCAGTACCGAGagactattttaataatatgatgTTATTCATTGAG AGCCAAGCGAAGCTAGCCTTCGGTAAACTGCAATGCGCTCGTGGTCTCCGCCCAATCATGCCTCAAGGAGCTATGTATATGATGATTGAAATCGACATGTCAATATTTCCACAATTCCATACTGATACTGAGTTTGTAGAGGCTTTGTATGGCGAACAATCAGTTATGTGCATTCCAGGACAG TGCTTCTTCTATCCCAATTACATTCGGATTGTTCTGACTGTGCCCGACAACATTCTTCAAGAAGCATGTAGCAGAATACAAGTGTTTTGCCATGATAATGCAGATGACAGCGCTCTCAAAACAAAGAAatcgataaattaa
- the sicily gene encoding NADH dehydrogenase (ubiquinone) complex I, assembly factor 6, with protein MNTMCTNIVNIARNNILCKRYSTNNAAKSGVNYCASVVRQHDYENFLATLLMTKAVRSPAFVVRAFNVEVSRIQDQTSDQKIADFRLQFWLDALKDIYSPNQSLKNIPANPVAQELYKVCNAYQLPRRHLEKLIASRGIMMKNKFFRNMDDVEKYVEDTVSSVYYLILSIANVKNVHADHAASHLGKAQGIVNLLRSLTVSSHHKMVSLPMDILMKNDVSQETVLRCIDSDKMRNVAYEIASRANHHLTKARSISVPKIVNQIFLPAVFTDAYLQKLQMEHFNVYSKVLLNRSPTLPFQLYYKRLMNTY; from the exons atgaatactatgtgtacaaatattgtaaatattgctagaaataacattttatgtaaaagaTATTCCACCAATAACGCTGCTAAAAGCGGTGTTAATTATTGTGCCAGTGTTGTAAG ACAGCATGACTATGAAAATTTTTTAGCTACACTTTTGATGACAAAAGCTGTACGTTCACCAGCATTTGTTGTGAGAGCATTTAATGTAGAAGTTTCTAGAATACAAGATCAAACTTCTGACCAAAAAATTGCTGATTTTCGCCTTCAGTTCTGGCTTGATGCActtaaagatatatattcaCCAAACCaatcattgaaaaatattccaGCGAACCCTGTGGCCCAAGAGCTGTATAAG gTTTGTAATGCTTATCAACTGCCTAGGAGGCATTTAGAAAAATTGATTGCATCCAGAGGTATAATGATGAAGAATAAATTTTTCCGAAACATGGATGATGTGGAGAAATATGTAGAGGATACCGTATCTTCTGTTTATTATCTTATTCTGAGTATTGCCAatgttaaaaatgtacatGCTGACCATGCAGCCTCACATCTTGGAAAAGCTCAAGGAATAGTTAACCTACtaag atctCTAACAGTATCTAGTCATCATAAAATGGTATCTTTGcctatggatattttaatgaaaaacgaTGTTAGCCAAGAAACTGTATTGAGATGTATAGACAGTGACAAAATGAGAAATGTGGCCTATGAAATAGCTAGCAGGGCAAATCACCATTTGACAAAG gcAAGAAGCATCTCGGTACCTAAAATAGTCAATCAAATCTTCTTACCTGCAGTATTTACTGATGCATATCTCCAAAAGTTACAAATGgaacattttaatgtttacagTAAAGTTTTACTGAATAGAAGCCCCACTTTGCCATTTCAGCTTTACTACAAAAGACTAATGAATACATATTAA